Proteins from one Nitrobacteraceae bacterium AZCC 2146 genomic window:
- a CDS encoding putative transposase (product_source=KO:K07492; cog=COG3293; ko=KO:K07492; pfam=PF01609,PF13340), with protein sequence MARIAKKTKRYPSDLTDEEWSAVEPFLPGVSGTGRPRRTDLREVLNAIRYLVRSGCEWRMLPVHFPPWQTVYWWFRRLVRRLMFRTLHDVVLMIDRARAGRDVEPSAAVIDSQSVKAPAAHGTRGFDGARKIVGRKRHIAVDTDGRLLMVSLTTANIADSTGAQAVLEATYKRWPKVKHLFADSAYDRRTLLDKAAFLNFTVEIIKRTEAAFVVLPRRWVVERTFGWMTRHRRLVRDYEARLDVSHAMIDIAMAGLLIRCIAHP encoded by the coding sequence ATGGCCAGAATCGCCAAGAAGACGAAGCGCTATCCGAGTGACCTGACCGATGAGGAATGGTCGGCTGTGGAGCCGTTTCTGCCAGGGGTCAGCGGCACGGGACGTCCGCGCCGGACTGACCTTCGCGAGGTTCTGAACGCCATCCGGTATCTCGTGCGATCGGGCTGCGAGTGGCGGATGCTGCCTGTCCACTTCCCTCCCTGGCAAACGGTTTACTGGTGGTTTCGCCGTCTGGTTCGGCGGCTGATGTTCCGGACCCTTCACGATGTCGTCCTGATGATCGACCGGGCTCGTGCCGGCCGCGATGTCGAGCCGAGTGCGGCGGTGATCGACAGCCAATCCGTCAAGGCCCCGGCCGCTCATGGCACGCGCGGGTTCGACGGCGCCAGGAAGATCGTCGGGCGCAAGCGCCACATCGCGGTCGATACGGATGGCCGCTTGCTGATGGTTAGCCTGACCACGGCCAACATCGCGGACAGCACAGGCGCTCAGGCCGTGCTGGAGGCCACCTACAAGCGCTGGCCGAAGGTCAAGCACCTGTTCGCCGACAGCGCCTACGACAGGCGGACACTGCTCGACAAGGCCGCTTTCCTCAACTTCACGGTTGAGATCATCAAGCGGACCGAGGCGGCCTTCGTGGTTCTGCCGCGCCGATGGGTGGTCGAGAGAACCTTTGGATGGATGACACGGCATCGACGCCTCGTGAGAGACTACGAAGCACGACTGGATGTCTCACACGCCATGATCGACATCGCGATGGCAGGCCTACTCATCCGATGTATCGCACATCCCTAG